In Flavobacterium sp. WV_118_3, one DNA window encodes the following:
- a CDS encoding YqgE/AlgH family protein: MISVKPQKGNLLIAEPSIIGDLSFNRSVILLADHNSEGSVGFILNKPLGYTIHDLIPEINANFKIYNGGPVEQDNLYFIHNVPELITNSIEISNGIYWGGDFELTKELINEGKIKKNNIRFFLGYTGWNSHQLEDELEDNAWIVSENSYKNKIIGKPTAHFWKEKIMEQGGDYLIWSNAPENPVLN; the protein is encoded by the coding sequence ATGATTTCAGTTAAGCCTCAAAAAGGAAACCTGCTCATTGCAGAACCTTCGATAATTGGAGATTTGTCTTTTAACAGATCCGTTATTCTATTGGCCGATCACAACAGCGAAGGATCGGTAGGATTTATCCTAAATAAACCCTTAGGCTATACGATCCATGACCTGATCCCCGAAATCAATGCCAATTTTAAAATTTACAACGGCGGACCAGTAGAACAGGATAACCTGTATTTTATTCACAATGTCCCGGAACTGATCACCAACAGTATCGAAATTTCCAATGGAATTTATTGGGGCGGCGACTTCGAATTAACCAAAGAACTGATTAACGAAGGAAAAATCAAGAAAAACAACATCCGTTTCTTTTTGGGATATACCGGATGGAACAGTCATCAGTTGGAAGATGAACTGGAAGACAACGCATGGATTGTTAGCGAAAATAGCTATAAAAACAAAATCATCGGCAAACCGACCGCTCATTTCTGGAAAGAAAAGATCATGGAACAGGGTGGCGATTACCTGATTTGGTCGAATGCTCCGGAAAATCCGGTATTAAACTAA
- a CDS encoding aminotransferase class IV has product MVNYNGAIVENSEVLIEGNRGFLYGDAIFETLKVLDGKILFLEDHYFRLMASTRIVRMDLPMNFTMEYFEEQVKTLLQSKEAAAAYRVRFTVFRQSGGFYLPKTNETAFLVTAEPLENPMYVIANNTYEVELFKDFYVTKQLLSTLKSTNKMVQITGSIFADENGYDNCLLLNDEKNVVEALQSNLFMLLNGKLITPPVTDGCLNGIMRKQILALARKMEGIEVLEESVSPFELQKADEIFLTNVIKGIQPVTKYRKKEYKTDLATELLKKLNAQIRLG; this is encoded by the coding sequence ATGGTTAATTATAACGGTGCGATAGTTGAAAATTCCGAAGTACTCATCGAAGGGAACAGAGGATTTCTATATGGAGATGCTATTTTTGAAACGCTAAAAGTATTGGATGGTAAGATCTTGTTTTTGGAAGATCATTATTTCCGATTGATGGCTTCTACGCGAATTGTACGGATGGATCTTCCGATGAATTTTACGATGGAATATTTCGAAGAGCAGGTAAAAACACTATTGCAGTCAAAAGAAGCTGCTGCGGCCTACCGTGTACGATTTACAGTTTTCAGACAAAGCGGAGGGTTTTATTTGCCCAAAACAAACGAAACGGCCTTTCTGGTTACTGCCGAACCGTTGGAAAATCCAATGTACGTTATTGCAAACAATACCTATGAAGTGGAATTGTTTAAAGATTTTTATGTCACCAAACAATTGTTGTCTACGCTAAAAAGTACCAATAAAATGGTGCAGATTACCGGAAGTATCTTTGCCGATGAGAACGGTTATGACAATTGTTTGCTGTTAAATGACGAAAAAAATGTAGTGGAGGCTTTACAGTCCAATCTTTTTATGTTGTTAAACGGAAAATTAATTACACCGCCGGTAACAGACGGATGTTTAAATGGAATCATGCGGAAGCAAATCCTGGCATTAGCCCGTAAAATGGAAGGTATTGAAGTGCTAGAGGAATCCGTTTCGCCGTTCGAGCTACAAAAAGCGGACGAAATTTTCCTGACAAACGTTATCAAAGGAATTCAGCCGGTTACAAAATACCGTAAAAAAGAGTATAAAACCGATTTGGCAACGGAACTGCTTAAAAAATTAAACGCCCAGATCCGATTGGGTTAG
- a CDS encoding START-like domain-containing protein — MEGKIKYELEFPIMSSPQLLYQYISTPSGLSEWFADNVNSRGEFFTFIWDDSEEKARLASKKSGEKVKFRWVDDNDKDSEYYFELRILEDEITKDVSLMVVDFAEQGDLHEAKLLWENQISDLKHVIGSA; from the coding sequence ATGGAAGGTAAAATAAAATATGAATTGGAGTTCCCGATAATGTCTTCTCCTCAATTATTGTATCAATATATTTCAACACCTTCCGGTTTATCAGAGTGGTTTGCAGACAATGTGAATTCAAGAGGCGAATTTTTTACATTTATTTGGGACGATTCTGAAGAAAAAGCACGATTGGCTTCTAAAAAGTCAGGCGAAAAAGTAAAGTTTCGCTGGGTGGACGATAATGATAAAGACAGTGAATACTATTTTGAATTGCGAATACTGGAAGATGAAATTACCAAAGATGTTTCGTTAATGGTTGTGGATTTTGCCGAACAAGGCGATTTGCACGAAGCCAAACTGTTATGGGAAAATCAGATTTCCGATCTGAAACATGTGATCGGTTCCGCGTAG
- a CDS encoding site-specific integrase — protein sequence MSKITALLHAICKNEYKNEYDLKKRYSNPKIFDGGGSLKVRWYVYYSYRPKPNGNLVRQAPIYLNINSWDNFRDRKKAAKTVQEAMSALLEADFNPYDANIDVESILKKLNITASKTTLEEGAKTFTISEAIKYALKIWESTLSENTYPDYKGRINQFEKWLIEHNHNEVCISKIRKRTVVDYLNDVLSRTSPKNRNNHRAVLSAFFGLLKEDEYADSNFVADIKVLSAPPKKNRTYTPTQEREILNYLFHNDKILDLFIKFISYNFLRPVEASRLRVMDIDVIGKKMRFKAKNQPVKTKIIPDILLKELPDLKNLNPSNYFFTPEGFGLDWDTAETNRRNYFGKRFKKVKEKFDLGEEYGLYSWRHTYITKLYYEFVRESTPFEAKSKLMLITGHSTMLALEKYLRDIDAVLPDDYSTALIKANEWLTKNPLPEDT from the coding sequence ATGTCTAAAATCACCGCACTTTTACATGCTATTTGTAAAAATGAATACAAAAATGAATACGATTTGAAAAAAAGATATTCAAACCCTAAGATTTTTGACGGCGGCGGAAGCCTAAAAGTTCGCTGGTACGTGTATTATAGCTATAGACCGAAACCTAACGGGAATTTAGTGCGGCAAGCGCCAATTTATTTAAACATAAACAGCTGGGACAATTTTAGAGACAGAAAGAAAGCTGCCAAAACAGTACAAGAAGCTATGTCGGCATTACTGGAGGCAGATTTTAACCCTTATGACGCAAACATAGATGTAGAATCTATATTGAAAAAACTTAACATTACCGCTTCAAAAACAACATTAGAGGAAGGCGCGAAAACATTTACTATTTCTGAAGCTATTAAGTATGCTTTAAAAATTTGGGAAAGCACTCTTAGTGAAAACACCTACCCTGATTACAAAGGGCGTATAAACCAATTTGAAAAGTGGCTAATCGAACATAATCATAACGAAGTTTGTATTTCAAAAATCAGAAAAAGAACTGTAGTCGACTACCTTAACGACGTCCTTTCCCGAACAAGCCCAAAAAATCGCAACAACCATCGAGCTGTTTTGTCTGCTTTTTTTGGACTATTGAAAGAGGATGAATATGCAGATTCTAATTTTGTAGCCGATATAAAGGTACTTTCGGCACCACCTAAAAAAAACAGGACCTATACCCCAACCCAAGAAAGAGAAATATTAAATTATTTGTTTCACAATGACAAAATTCTTGATCTATTCATAAAGTTTATCAGCTATAATTTTTTACGACCAGTTGAAGCCTCAAGACTACGTGTAATGGATATCGATGTGATCGGTAAAAAGATGCGCTTTAAGGCAAAGAACCAACCGGTAAAAACTAAGATTATTCCCGATATCCTGCTTAAGGAGTTGCCCGACTTAAAAAACCTAAATCCTTCAAACTATTTTTTCACCCCTGAAGGTTTTGGGTTAGACTGGGATACAGCGGAAACAAATCGTCGTAATTATTTCGGAAAACGATTTAAAAAAGTAAAGGAAAAATTTGATTTAGGAGAAGAATACGGCCTATACAGTTGGAGACACACATATATAACTAAGCTGTATTATGAATTTGTCCGCGAAAGCACTCCTTTTGAAGCAAAAAGCAAGCTAATGCTGATAACCGGTCACTCTACAATGCTGGCCCTTGAAAAGTACTTACGCGACATTGATGCTGTTTTACCTGATGACTATTCCACTGCGCTAATAAAAGCCAATGAGTGGCTTACTAAGAACCCTTTGCCTGAAGATACCTAA
- a CDS encoding DUF4760 domain-containing protein, which produces MKKYVLIRKLFIIKFNTFTRKWRFLNMENFFNRRYSIRLVWLITVVFIFFVIILAITFKFVLGWSYKDSFDYTSKISLTILALCTLLYHLHNLENQIKTQQKSNKQNLAKHTYDICSDFRRPMMMDINEDVRKLLVSLQTKNLSKGRIKKFEKFLNKEKNIKYRKSLVLTLNYFESISAMVLAGDLDNEIVQRLFGSLFGRYYILLQDYISYRQEESPKSWANYQKLVKKWKEETKH; this is translated from the coding sequence GTGAAAAAATACGTATTAATACGTAAATTATTTATAATTAAGTTTAATACATTTACCCGCAAATGGAGATTTTTAAATATGGAAAATTTTTTTAACAGAAGGTATTCTATTCGCTTAGTATGGCTTATAACTGTCGTTTTTATTTTTTTTGTAATCATTCTAGCTATAACCTTTAAATTTGTATTAGGATGGAGTTATAAAGATTCTTTTGATTATACCTCAAAAATATCTTTAACAATTTTGGCATTATGCACTCTTTTGTATCATCTCCACAATTTAGAAAATCAAATAAAAACACAACAAAAAAGTAATAAGCAAAATTTAGCGAAACATACTTATGATATATGCTCTGATTTTAGAAGACCAATGATGATGGATATCAACGAGGATGTAAGAAAGCTGCTAGTGAGTTTACAAACAAAAAACCTTTCCAAAGGAAGAATAAAAAAATTTGAAAAATTTTTAAATAAAGAAAAAAATATAAAATATAGAAAATCTCTGGTTCTTACTTTGAATTATTTTGAAAGCATTTCCGCAATGGTTTTAGCCGGAGATTTAGATAACGAAATAGTCCAAAGGCTTTTTGGAAGTCTTTTTGGCCGATACTATATTCTTTTACAAGACTATATATCATATCGACAAGAAGAAAGTCCTAAAAGCTGGGCTAATTACCAAAAGCTTGTTAAAAAATGGAAAGAAGAAACAAAGCATTAA
- a CDS encoding M23 family metallopeptidase — protein sequence MDNEKKNNYLVPVFWGITVTGLIILLTMTAKKAFAAIVPNQKIRGCDAYGCGSFGASRGGRKHEGIDIVVSPGTKILSPITGKVIRYPFPYPGDIFYKGILIENEQYSVKIFYLNPTAIQNTTVKQGGVIGVAQNIASKYSPGMTNHVHMEVRDAKGNLLNPTNMFI from the coding sequence ATGGATAATGAGAAAAAAAACAACTACTTAGTCCCTGTTTTTTGGGGAATCACAGTAACAGGATTAATAATACTATTAACTATGACAGCAAAAAAAGCATTCGCGGCCATCGTGCCAAATCAAAAAATAAGAGGTTGTGACGCTTACGGTTGTGGTTCCTTTGGTGCATCCCGAGGCGGTCGTAAACATGAAGGTATTGACATTGTAGTAAGTCCGGGAACAAAAATTTTATCTCCAATAACAGGCAAAGTAATTCGATATCCGTTTCCTTATCCCGGAGATATTTTTTACAAAGGTATCTTAATCGAAAACGAACAGTATAGCGTTAAGATTTTTTACTTGAATCCAACCGCTATTCAGAACACAACAGTAAAACAAGGTGGTGTTATCGGAGTCGCGCAAAATATTGCGTCAAAATACAGTCCAGGCATGACAAATCATGTGCATATGGAGGTTCGTGACGCAAAAGGAAATTTACTGAATCCAACAAATATGTTTATCTAA